A stretch of the Gracilinanus agilis isolate LMUSP501 chromosome 4, AgileGrace, whole genome shotgun sequence genome encodes the following:
- the GTF2H4 gene encoding general transcription factor IIH subunit 4 isoform X1, translating into MMWKRKIIGLRCYLNAGLRKLICWLLKLMVFAKIDHISILSPQMMEGTPPRTGLHRGQLQCRNLQEFLGGLSPGVLDRLYGHPATCLAVFRELPSLAKNWVMRMLFLEQPLPQAAVALWVKKEFSKAQEESTGLLSGLRIWHTQLLPGGLQGLILNPVFRQNLRVALLGGGKAWSDDTSQLGPDKHARDVPSLDKYAEERWEVILHFMVGSPSAAVSQDLAQLLSQAGLMKSSEPGEPPCITSAGFQFLLLDTPAQLWYFMLQYLQTAQSRGMDLVEILSFLFQLSFSTLGKDYSVEGMSDSLLNFLQHLREFGLVFQRKRKSRRYYPTRLAINLSSGVTGAGGTAHQPGFIVVETNYRLYAYTESELQIALIALFSEMLYRFPNMVVAQITRESVQQAIANGITAQQIIHFLKTRAHPVMLKQIPVLPPTITDQIRLWELERDRLRFSEGVLYNQFLSQVDFELLLSHARELGVLVFENTAKRLMVVTPAGHSDVKRFWKRQKHSS; encoded by the exons ATgatgtggaaaagaaaaataataggatTGAGATGCTATTTGAATGCTGGGTTGAGAAAGCTGATCTGTTGGTTATTGAAATTAATGGTGTTTGCAAAGATTGATCACATATCTATCCTTTCTCCTCAGATGATGGAGGGCACCCCACCTCGGACCGGGCTGCACCGTGGTCAGCTTCAGTGCCGCAATCTGCAGGAGTTCTTagggggtttgagtcctggagtcctaGACAGACTTTATGGTCACCCAGCCACCTGCCTGGCTGTTTTTAG GGAGCTTCCATCTTTGGCTAAGAACTGGGTAATGCGGATGTTGTTTCTGGAGCAGCCATTGCCCCAAGCAGCTGTAGCCCTGTGGGTGAAGAAGGAATTTAGCAA AGCTCAAGAGGAAAGCACAGGACTGTTGAGTGGTCTCCGGATCTGGCACACCCAGTTGCTCCCTGGTGGCCTCCAGGGCCTTATCCTCAACCCTGTCTTCAGACAAAATCTTCGAGTTGCTCTCCTGGGCGg GGGAAAGGCTTGGTCAGATGACACAAGTCAACTTGGGCCGGACAAACATGCCCGGGATGTTCCATCACTGGACAAGTATGCAGAGGAAAGATGGGAG GTGATCCTGCACTTCATGGTTGGCTCTCCCAGTGCAGCTGTCAGCCAGGACCTGGCCCAGCTACTCAGCCAGGCTGGGCTCATGAAGAG TTCTGAGCCTGGAGAGCCACCCTGCATCACCTCTGCTGGCTTCCAGTTCTTGCTGCTAGATACACCCGCCCAGCTTTGGTATTTTATGTTGCAGTATTTGCAGACTGCCCAG AGCCGGGGTATGGACCTGGTTGAGATCCTGTCCTTCCTCTTCCAGCTCAGCTTCTCTACTCTTGGCAAG GATTATTCTGTGGAGGGCATGAGTGATTCCCTTCTTAACTTTCTGCAACATCTACGAGAGTTTGGGCTGGTGTTCCAAAGAAAG AGAAAATCTCGACGATACTATCCAACCCGTCTGGCCATCAACTTGTCATCAGGTGTTACTGGTGCTGGAGGGACTGCTCATCAGCCAGGCTTTATTGTTGTAGAAACCAACTACCGGCTATATGCTTATACTG AATCAGAACTTCAGATTGCGCTCATTGCCCTCTTCTCTGAGATGCTCTATCGATTTCCCAATATGGTGGTAGCCCAGATCACTCGGGAGAGTGTGCAGCAAGCAATTGCTAATGGTATCACAGCTCAGCAG ATCATCCACTTCTTGAAGACAAGAGCACATCCAGTGATGCTGAAACAG ATCCCTGTACTGCCCCCCACCATCACAGATCAGATCCGACTCTGGGAGTTGGAGAGAGACCGGCTTCGATTCTCTGAGG GCGTCCTCTACAACCAGTTCCTGTCTCAGGTGGACTTTGAGCTGCTGCTATCTCACGCCCGGGAGCTGGGTGTGCTGGTCTTTGAGAACACGGCCAAACGGCTCATGGTGGTGACCCCAGCTGGGCACAGTGACGTCAAGCGCTTTTGGAAGAGGCAGAAGCACAGCTCCTGA
- the GTF2H4 gene encoding general transcription factor IIH subunit 4 isoform X2: MMEGTPPRTGLHRGQLQCRNLQEFLGGLSPGVLDRLYGHPATCLAVFRELPSLAKNWVMRMLFLEQPLPQAAVALWVKKEFSKAQEESTGLLSGLRIWHTQLLPGGLQGLILNPVFRQNLRVALLGGGKAWSDDTSQLGPDKHARDVPSLDKYAEERWEVILHFMVGSPSAAVSQDLAQLLSQAGLMKSSEPGEPPCITSAGFQFLLLDTPAQLWYFMLQYLQTAQSRGMDLVEILSFLFQLSFSTLGKDYSVEGMSDSLLNFLQHLREFGLVFQRKRKSRRYYPTRLAINLSSGVTGAGGTAHQPGFIVVETNYRLYAYTESELQIALIALFSEMLYRFPNMVVAQITRESVQQAIANGITAQQIIHFLKTRAHPVMLKQIPVLPPTITDQIRLWELERDRLRFSEGVLYNQFLSQVDFELLLSHARELGVLVFENTAKRLMVVTPAGHSDVKRFWKRQKHSS; this comes from the exons ATGATGGAGGGCACCCCACCTCGGACCGGGCTGCACCGTGGTCAGCTTCAGTGCCGCAATCTGCAGGAGTTCTTagggggtttgagtcctggagtcctaGACAGACTTTATGGTCACCCAGCCACCTGCCTGGCTGTTTTTAG GGAGCTTCCATCTTTGGCTAAGAACTGGGTAATGCGGATGTTGTTTCTGGAGCAGCCATTGCCCCAAGCAGCTGTAGCCCTGTGGGTGAAGAAGGAATTTAGCAA AGCTCAAGAGGAAAGCACAGGACTGTTGAGTGGTCTCCGGATCTGGCACACCCAGTTGCTCCCTGGTGGCCTCCAGGGCCTTATCCTCAACCCTGTCTTCAGACAAAATCTTCGAGTTGCTCTCCTGGGCGg GGGAAAGGCTTGGTCAGATGACACAAGTCAACTTGGGCCGGACAAACATGCCCGGGATGTTCCATCACTGGACAAGTATGCAGAGGAAAGATGGGAG GTGATCCTGCACTTCATGGTTGGCTCTCCCAGTGCAGCTGTCAGCCAGGACCTGGCCCAGCTACTCAGCCAGGCTGGGCTCATGAAGAG TTCTGAGCCTGGAGAGCCACCCTGCATCACCTCTGCTGGCTTCCAGTTCTTGCTGCTAGATACACCCGCCCAGCTTTGGTATTTTATGTTGCAGTATTTGCAGACTGCCCAG AGCCGGGGTATGGACCTGGTTGAGATCCTGTCCTTCCTCTTCCAGCTCAGCTTCTCTACTCTTGGCAAG GATTATTCTGTGGAGGGCATGAGTGATTCCCTTCTTAACTTTCTGCAACATCTACGAGAGTTTGGGCTGGTGTTCCAAAGAAAG AGAAAATCTCGACGATACTATCCAACCCGTCTGGCCATCAACTTGTCATCAGGTGTTACTGGTGCTGGAGGGACTGCTCATCAGCCAGGCTTTATTGTTGTAGAAACCAACTACCGGCTATATGCTTATACTG AATCAGAACTTCAGATTGCGCTCATTGCCCTCTTCTCTGAGATGCTCTATCGATTTCCCAATATGGTGGTAGCCCAGATCACTCGGGAGAGTGTGCAGCAAGCAATTGCTAATGGTATCACAGCTCAGCAG ATCATCCACTTCTTGAAGACAAGAGCACATCCAGTGATGCTGAAACAG ATCCCTGTACTGCCCCCCACCATCACAGATCAGATCCGACTCTGGGAGTTGGAGAGAGACCGGCTTCGATTCTCTGAGG GCGTCCTCTACAACCAGTTCCTGTCTCAGGTGGACTTTGAGCTGCTGCTATCTCACGCCCGGGAGCTGGGTGTGCTGGTCTTTGAGAACACGGCCAAACGGCTCATGGTGGTGACCCCAGCTGGGCACAGTGACGTCAAGCGCTTTTGGAAGAGGCAGAAGCACAGCTCCTGA
- the VARS2 gene encoding valine--tRNA ligase, mitochondrial: MPHLSLAPLQLRLWRLKPCQSIPRPHPFSTQPYPHGPSVPQRNREQKQKRLREKQGTLEGETAWRSKLPTKPGKSWSAKEIILYEIPTKPGEKKDVTGPLLPTYSPQYVEVAWYPWWVREGFFKPEYQSQLPQATGEIFSMCIPPPNVTGSLHLGHALTVAIQDTLVRWHRMRGDQVLWIPGSDHAGIATQAVVEKQLWKERRIRRYELSREDFLKEVWKWKEEKGGEICEQLRALGASLDWDRECFTMDAGSSVAVTEAFVRLYEAGLLYRDKQIVNWSCTLRSAISDIEVEGRPLPGRTEFCPPGCPQPVSFGLLISVAFPVDGHPDTEIVVGTTRPETLPGDVAVAVHPADPRYIHLHGRQLCHPLSGKLLPLITDPAVQPDVGTGAVKVTPAHSLVDAEIGARHKLSPINVIGEDGTMVSPCGDWLQGLHRFVAREKIVSALKEQGHLRGIQDHPMVLPICSRSGDVVEYLLKNQWFVRCQKMGEQAAQAVESGALSLNPPFHQKNWQHWFSNISDWCVSRQLWWGHQIPAYQIVGEEGDSEECWVVGRSEEEARKIASKLRGRPEKELTLERDPDVLDTWFSSALFPFAALGWPQKTPDLAQFYPLSLLETGSDLLLFWVGRMVMLGTQLTGQLPFPQVLLHPMVRDGQGRKMSKSLGNVLDPRDVIKGAEPQVLQEKLKDGNLDLRELQIAAAAQRKDFPQGIPECGTDALRFTLCSHGIQGDSINLSVSEVLSSRHFCNKIWNAMRFILNALGDRFVPHSVEELSPSSVMDAWILNCLALTIRECERGFLAQELPLITHALHHFWLHKLCDVYLESVKPVLLRSPQAPGPLQILYSCADIGLRLLAPVMPFLAEELWQRLPHQPDHTPAPSICVAPYPRPQNLEHWCQPDLEQQFSQVQEAVKTLRGLRALYQLSKARPRVLLQCSEPREQYIYEDFLEPLATLAYCGAVSFLPYDEASPQGWAQALLSNTTRVYMELEGLVDPHIQLPVLLTRRQKLQRQLDSLTARAPSEGSEMLKREHKVSSLLLELSKLDQATSNLQQLMDTTTPKP; encoded by the exons ATGCCCCACCTATCCTTGGCTCCTCTTCAGCTCAGGCTTTGGAGACTGAAGCCCTGCCAGAGTATCCCTAGGCCCCACCCTTTCTCCACTCAACCTTATCCTCATGGACCCTCTGTTCCCCAAAGGAATCGTGAACAAAAACAGAAGCGGCTTCGAGAAAAACAGGGGACTTTGGAGGGAGAGACAGCATGGAGGAGCAAG CTACCAACAAAGCCTGGTAAAAGTTGGAGTGCTAAGGAGATAATATTGTATGAAATCCCTACAAAACCTGGTGAAAAAAAAG ATGTCACAGGGCCCTTGCTTCCTACATATAGCCCCCAATATGTTGAGGTTGCCTGGTACCCTTGGTGGGTTCGAGAGGGGTTCTTCAAACCAGAATATCAG TCCCAGCTGCCCCAGGCCACGGGGGAGATCTTCTCTATGTGTATCCCACCTCCCAATGTCACTGGCTCCCTGCACCTTGGCCATGCTCTCACTGTGGCCATACAGGATACTCTTGTGCGCTG GCATCGGATGCGAGGGGACCAGGTACTGTGGATCCCAGGTTCAGATCATGCTGGCATTGCTACTCAG GCTGTGGTGGAGAAGCAGCTGTGGAAGGAGCGGAGAATTAGGAGATATGAGCTAAGCCGAGAAGACTTTCTAAAGGAAGTGTGGAAGTGGAAGGAAGA GAAAGGTGGTGAGATTTGTGAGCAGCTACGAGCCTTGGGGGCCTCTTTGGACTGGGATCGAGAATGTTTTACCATGGATGCT GGATCTTCAGTAGCAGTGACAGAGGCTTTTGTTCGTTTGTATGAGGCCGGGCTGTTATACCGGGACAAGCAGATTGTCAATTGGTCGTGCACTTTGAGGTCAGCCATCTCAGATATTGAG GTAGAGGGTCGGCCCCTTCCTGGCCGAACAGAATTCTGTCCTCCAGGCTGTCCCCAGCCGGTCTCCTTTGGGCTCCTCATTTCTGTTGCCTTTCCAGTAGATGGGCATCCTG ACACAGAGATTGTAGTGGGGACCACACGGCCGGAGACTTTACCTGGAGATGTGGCTGTGGCTGTTCATCCTGCTGACCCCCGATACATA CACCTCCATGGGCGCCAGCTCTGTCATCCCCTAAGTGGGAAACTTCTTCCCCTCATCACTGACCCTGCAGTCCAGCCTGACGTGGGCACAG GTGCAGTGAAAGTGACCCCTGCTCATAGCCTTGTTGATGCTGAGATTGGGGCACGACACAAGCTAAGTCCTATAAATGTCATTGGAGAGGATGGGACCATGGTTTCCCCTTGTGGGGACTGGCTGCAG GGTCTTCACCGATTTGTGGCCCGTGAAAAGATTGTGTCTGCCCTTAAGGAACAAGGGCATTTGCGTGGCATTCAGGACCATCCTATGGTACTCCCTATATGcag CCGTTCTGGAGATGTGGTAGAATATCTCCTCAAGAACCAATGGTTTGTGCGATGCCAGAAAATGGGAGAACAAGCTGCCCAG GCTGTGGAATCGGGGGCCCTGAGTCTCAACCCTCCCTTCCATCAGAAGAATTGGCAACACTGGTTTTCTAACATCAG TGATTGGTGTGTTTCCCGGCAGCTGTGGTGGGGACATCAGATCCCAGCCTATCAGATTGTTGGAGAGGAG GGAGACAGTGAGGAATGTTGGGTAGTGGGCCGCTCAGAGGAGGAGGCCAGAAAGATAGCCTCGAAACTCAGAGGGAGACCAGAGAAGGAGCTAACTTTGGAGAGGG ATCCTGATGTCTTAGACACCTGGTTCTCCTCTGCACTTTTTCCCTTCGCTGCTTTGGGCTGGCCCCAGAAG ACCCCGGACCTGGCTCAGTTCTACCCCTTGTCCCTGCTGGAGACAGGTAGTGACCTCCTGCTGTTCTGGGTGGGCCGCATGGTCATGCTGGGGACCCAGCTCACTGGACAGCTTCCGTTTCCCCAG GTGCTGCTTCACCCCATGGTTCGGGATGGGCAGGGCCGCAAGATGAGCAAGTCTCTGGGGAACGTGCTCGATCCCAGGGATGTTATCAAAGGGGCTGAGCCACAG GTGCTACAGGAGAAACTGAAAGATGGAAATCTGGATCTCAGGGAGCTACAGATTGCTGCTGCTGCACAG aGGAAGGATTTTCCTCAAGGAATCCCTGAATGTGGTACAGACGCCCTGAGATTCACACTCTGTTCTCATGGAATCCAGG GGGACAGTATAAACCTGTCTGTCTCTGAGGTCCTGAGCTCCCGCCATTTCTGCAATAAGATCTGGAATGCCATGCGGTTCATCCTTAATGCCTTAGGAGACAGATTTGTACCCCACTCCGTGGAAGAA ctctctccctcctctgtcatGGATGCCTGGATCCTGAACTGCCTGGCCCTCACCATCCGGGAATGTGAGCGAGGCTTCCTGGCACAAGAGCTCCCTCTCATCACCCATGCTCTGCACCACTTTTGGCTCCATAAACTCTGCGATGTCTACTTG GAGTCAGTGAAGCCTGTGTTGTTGAGATCACCTCAAGCCCCAGGACCACTGCAGATCCTGTACTCCTGTGCAGATATTGGGCTTCGCCTCCTTGCTCCAGTCATGCCCTTCCTGGCTGAAGAACTTTGGCAACGGCTGCCCCACCAGCCCGATCACACCCCAGCTCCAAGCATCTGTGTTGCCCCCTACCCCAGGCCCCAAAATCTG GAGCACTGGTGCCAGCCAGACCTGGAACAGCAATTTTCTCAGGTTCAAGAAGCTGTGAAAACACTAAGGGGGCTCCGAGCCCTGTACCAGCTCAGCAAGGCCCGGCCCCGAG TGTTGTTGCAGTGTTCAGAGCCCAGAGAGCAGTACATTTATGAAGATTTCCTGGAGCCACTGGCCACCCTGGCCTATTGTGGGGCCGTGAGCTTCCTACCCTACGATGAAGCATCTCCCCAAGGCTGGGCCCAGGCCTTGCTCAGCAATACCACCCGGGTCTACATGGAGCTGGAG GGCCTGGTGGATCCCCACATCCAGCTCCCTGTCCTGCTTACCAGAAGACAGAAGCTCCAGAGACAACTTGATAGCCTGACTGCCCGGGCCCCAAGTGAGGGAAGTGAGATGCTGAAGAGGGAGCATAAG gtctcctccctcctcttggaGCTCTCAAAGTTGGACCAGGCAACCTCAAACCTTCAGCAGCTGATGGACACAACAACTCCAAAGCCCTGA